The Thermanaerothrix sp. genome window below encodes:
- a CDS encoding LptF/LptG family permease: protein MLLELLGPFVFGVGAFTVLMVAGSLLFRIADLVIQRGVSLGVVVRLFIYYLPGVVVTTIPMGSLLGALMGFGKLASHSEVVALKACGVPFSRMMRPVVLASVLASLLTFGLNETVVPLSERAARNVLAYEVFRERPLEFKERMFLKEEGAQGLKRVIYMDRIRPGSGLMEGVLVQEFDAGRLSRFVSAPRARWGGGKWTLEDGKVFQVGEDGGIKFLYSFKRESLRLDVEPSKVELESKEPNQMTVFEIAEQVRLMEKQGSDPVKLRVMMHLRLAVPWASLVLAVVGASAGVRPQRSGSAGVGLGLSVVIVFLYYVVLSFCQSLGEAAYMPAVVSAWVPNLLFGAAGVAMVRRGN from the coding sequence GTGCTCCTTGAGCTGTTGGGCCCCTTCGTGTTCGGCGTTGGGGCTTTCACGGTGCTCATGGTGGCGGGCAGCCTGCTCTTCAGGATAGCGGATCTGGTGATTCAGCGGGGGGTATCCCTTGGGGTGGTGGTGAGGCTTTTCATATACTACCTTCCAGGCGTGGTGGTGACCACCATCCCCATGGGAAGCCTCTTGGGGGCCCTCATGGGTTTCGGCAAGCTGGCGTCCCACTCGGAGGTGGTGGCCCTTAAGGCCTGCGGGGTTCCCTTCTCCCGCATGATGAGGCCCGTGGTGTTAGCCTCGGTTTTGGCGTCGCTTTTGACCTTCGGGCTTAACGAAACGGTGGTTCCTTTGTCGGAGCGGGCGGCCAGGAACGTGTTGGCCTACGAAGTCTTTCGGGAGCGGCCTTTGGAGTTCAAGGAGAGGATGTTCCTCAAGGAAGAGGGAGCTCAGGGGCTCAAGCGGGTCATATACATGGATCGGATACGTCCTGGCAGCGGTCTTATGGAGGGGGTACTGGTCCAGGAGTTCGACGCTGGCCGGCTTTCCCGTTTCGTGTCCGCGCCTAGGGCCCGGTGGGGAGGGGGCAAGTGGACCTTGGAGGATGGGAAGGTCTTCCAGGTGGGTGAGGACGGGGGCATTAAGTTCCTGTACTCCTTCAAGAGGGAGTCGTTGCGGTTGGACGTGGAGCCCTCCAAGGTGGAGCTTGAGTCCAAGGAGCCCAACCAGATGACGGTCTTTGAGATTGCGGAGCAGGTTCGTCTTATGGAGAAACAGGGCAGCGACCCGGTGAAGCTTAGGGTGATGATGCACCTTAGGCTCGCGGTGCCCTGGGCTAGCCTGGTATTGGCGGTGGTGGGGGCCTCCGCGGGGGTTCGCCCCCAGCGGTCCGGCAGCGCCGGGGTTGGCTTGGGGTTGAGCGTGGTGATAGTGTTCCTGTACTACGTGGTGCTGTCCTTCTGCCAGTCCCTGGGGGAGGCGGCTTACATGCCGGCGGTGGTCTCCGCCTGGGTGCCCAACCTGCTTTTCGGCGCCGCAGGGGTGGCGATGGTGCGCCGGGGCAACTGA
- a CDS encoding HAD-IIIA family hydrolase, whose product MIRLFVMDVDGTLTDGGVSFDVSGTEAKRYHIQDGMGIKLLQAMGVKVAFLSGRHSDSTSARARDLGVDLCVQGVSRKLPVLESWAEEMGISSRQVAYMGDDLPDIECLRWCGFGVVPCDGRPEALREADYVTPSRSGFGAVRDACDRIILMNQREEEGRHRV is encoded by the coding sequence TTGATACGGCTTTTTGTGATGGACGTGGACGGCACCCTTACGGACGGGGGGGTTTCCTTTGATGTGTCCGGCACGGAGGCCAAGAGGTACCACATCCAGGACGGCATGGGAATAAAGCTTCTTCAGGCCATGGGGGTGAAGGTGGCCTTTTTGAGCGGCCGCCACAGCGACTCCACCTCCGCCAGGGCTCGGGACCTTGGGGTGGACCTTTGCGTTCAGGGGGTTTCGAGGAAGCTTCCGGTGTTGGAGTCCTGGGCGGAGGAGATGGGCATTTCAAGCCGTCAGGTGGCCTACATGGGGGACGACCTTCCGGACATAGAGTGTCTTAGGTGGTGCGGTTTCGGGGTGGTGCCCTGTGACGGCCGGCCCGAGGCCTTGAGGGAGGCGGACTACGTCACCCCCAGCAGGTCCGGTTTCGGGGCCGTGAGGGATGCCTGCGACCGTATAATCCTTATGAACCAGAGGGAGGAGGAGGGTCGCCATAGGGTTTAG
- the lpxA gene encoding acyl-ACP--UDP-N-acetylglucosamine O-acyltransferase, which yields MSVLVHPTAVVSPEAQIGEGVVIGPYCVIDGKVVIGDGTVLESFVRICDYVKIGPRCRIYDHVTLGRAPQDFGFKGEESWVRIGADVVMRENVTVHRASGEGKETVVGDGTYLMEGCHLGHNVRVGSHCVLANKVGLAGYSTVGDRVTIGGMAGVHQFVSIGRSCMIGGLSKVVKDVPPFCLADGRPARIHGLNKVGLRRQGFSAEDRSRIRWIYDELRTGPLPLREALKDLAERLPEDRFVRELLDFMGCCRRGWTPWAHRCDSPEE from the coding sequence GTGTCGGTGCTGGTGCATCCAACGGCGGTGGTGAGCCCCGAGGCTCAGATCGGGGAAGGGGTGGTAATAGGCCCCTACTGCGTGATAGACGGCAAGGTGGTCATAGGGGACGGAACGGTGTTGGAGTCCTTCGTTAGGATCTGCGACTACGTCAAGATAGGCCCCCGCTGCAGGATATACGACCACGTGACCCTGGGCAGGGCTCCTCAGGACTTTGGTTTCAAGGGGGAGGAGAGCTGGGTCCGCATAGGGGCTGACGTGGTGATGAGGGAGAACGTCACCGTGCACCGGGCCTCCGGGGAGGGGAAGGAGACGGTGGTGGGAGATGGCACCTACCTCATGGAGGGCTGCCACCTGGGGCACAACGTGAGGGTGGGAAGCCACTGCGTGTTGGCCAACAAGGTGGGGCTTGCGGGTTACTCCACCGTTGGAGACCGGGTTACCATCGGCGGCATGGCGGGGGTTCACCAGTTTGTGAGCATCGGCAGGTCCTGCATGATAGGTGGTTTGTCGAAGGTGGTTAAGGACGTGCCGCCCTTCTGCCTTGCGGACGGGCGTCCTGCCAGGATACACGGCCTTAACAAGGTGGGCCTAAGGCGCCAGGGTTTCTCGGCGGAGGACCGTTCCCGCATAAGGTGGATATACGATGAGTTAAGGACCGGTCCGCTGCCCTTGAGGGAGGCTCTCAAGGATCTTGCGGAGCGCCTCCCGGAGGACCGGTTTGTGAGGGAGCTTTTGGACTTCATGGGGTGCTGCAGGAGGGGATGGACCCCCTGGGCCCATCGCTGTGATTCCCCGGAGGAGTGA
- the fabZ gene encoding 3-hydroxyacyl-ACP dehydratase FabZ has product MDILKIMKFLPHRYPFLLVDRILEAGEDRVVGLKNVTINEPFFQGHFPGEPVMPGVLILEAMGQVAAYLVSRHPGLEGMTAFLTSVEDAKFRRPVRPGDQLITEARILKMRGRMGKASVVSTVDGEMAAQAVLGFALSKALTKGDD; this is encoded by the coding sequence GTGGACATATTGAAGATAATGAAGTTTTTGCCCCATCGGTATCCGTTCCTCCTGGTGGACCGGATATTGGAGGCTGGGGAGGACCGGGTTGTGGGCCTTAAGAACGTGACCATAAACGAGCCGTTTTTCCAGGGTCATTTCCCTGGGGAGCCGGTGATGCCCGGTGTTTTGATATTGGAGGCCATGGGGCAGGTGGCGGCGTATCTGGTGTCCCGGCATCCTGGCCTTGAGGGGATGACGGCGTTTTTGACCTCCGTGGAGGACGCCAAGTTCCGGCGTCCCGTGAGGCCCGGGGACCAGCTGATAACGGAGGCCAGGATACTTAAGATGAGGGGTCGGATGGGGAAGGCCTCGGTGGTCTCCACGGTGGATGGGGAGATGGCGGCCCAGGCGGTCCTTGGTTTTGCCCTGTCCAAGGCTTTGACGAAGGGGGATGATTAG
- a CDS encoding UDP-3-O-acyl-N-acetylglucosamine deacetylase, with protein MRAVSYTLCEEVVFRGEGLHSGHMCEAVLVPFDRPGIWFHSDQGPVPLRDVRFSGGFRRTVAVVGGVPLQTLEHLTAALWCLGVGGVLVKVSGGEVPIMDGSALPFAQGILKARIPFQGAVFEPLEVYAPLFEEDALEGRLAGVYPFDGLKVLCLLDYPDTPLGTVYREVFVDEETFLKSVAPCRTFGFRHEVEGLLSRGLIRGGGLHNALVIDREGPMNEGGMGFRDECFGHKVLDVLGDLAFLGRPLKGAVVSIRSGHGIHHRLVARLRALCPSR; from the coding sequence GTGAGGGCTGTGTCTTACACCCTTTGCGAAGAGGTGGTCTTTCGCGGGGAGGGGCTTCACTCCGGCCACATGTGCGAGGCGGTTCTGGTCCCCTTTGATAGGCCTGGGATATGGTTTCATTCGGACCAAGGTCCGGTACCCCTTAGGGATGTGAGGTTCAGCGGCGGCTTTCGTCGTACCGTGGCGGTGGTGGGGGGTGTGCCGCTTCAGACGCTGGAGCACCTCACCGCCGCCCTGTGGTGCCTTGGGGTGGGGGGCGTGCTGGTGAAAGTCTCAGGGGGCGAGGTGCCCATAATGGACGGCAGCGCCCTGCCCTTTGCCCAGGGCATTTTGAAGGCGAGGATCCCGTTCCAGGGGGCGGTTTTTGAGCCCCTTGAGGTTTATGCTCCCCTTTTTGAGGAGGATGCCTTGGAGGGTCGGCTTGCGGGGGTGTACCCCTTCGACGGGCTCAAGGTGCTGTGCCTCTTGGACTATCCGGACACCCCCTTGGGCACCGTTTACCGGGAGGTTTTCGTGGATGAGGAGACCTTCCTTAAGAGCGTGGCGCCATGCAGGACCTTTGGCTTCAGGCACGAGGTGGAAGGTCTTTTGTCCAGGGGGCTTATCCGGGGAGGGGGGCTCCACAACGCCCTGGTGATTGACCGGGAGGGCCCCATGAACGAGGGCGGCATGGGTTTTAGGGACGAGTGTTTTGGGCACAAGGTGTTGGACGTGTTGGGGGACCTGGCTTTTTTGGGCCGTCCCCTTAAGGGGGCGGTGGTGTCCATCCGCAGCGGCCACGGGATACACCACCGGCTTGTGGCCCGTCTTAGGGCCCTTTGCCCTTCCCGGTGA
- the lpxD gene encoding UDP-3-O-(3-hydroxymyristoyl)glucosamine N-acyltransferase: MGVWRALRLGDLAEAIGGRPVGDPLREVRGVCSPFEPLEGYVVFLKDRGVKFDPSGLDVGIVGDSLPVGAWGVEVEDLGGAWIRCLRCFEPPLVYEGVHPTAVIHPSAHIGEGVHVGPYCVIDEGAHVGDRSWLQGHVYVGRGAVVGEGCVLFAFSAVQDRCSLGNGCRVHSGAVIGCDGFGFVEGPGGERIKVPQIGTVSLGDRVEVGACSTVDRATVGVTRVMDGVKMDDHVHVAHNCFVGENSVLVAYAGLGGSSRLGRSVVMAAQSGVGDHVSLGDGCVVAARGGVVKDLPPGSFVSGFPARDHREEMRVHGAMRRLPDLLDRVRRLERELEGIKALLEDVGR; the protein is encoded by the coding sequence ATGGGGGTGTGGCGCGCCTTGCGTCTTGGGGATTTAGCGGAAGCCATAGGAGGAAGGCCGGTTGGTGATCCCCTGCGGGAGGTTAGAGGAGTGTGTTCTCCCTTTGAGCCCCTGGAGGGGTATGTGGTTTTTCTCAAGGATAGAGGGGTCAAGTTCGATCCTTCCGGGTTGGACGTGGGCATCGTGGGGGACAGCCTGCCCGTGGGGGCATGGGGCGTTGAAGTGGAGGACCTTGGTGGCGCCTGGATAAGGTGTCTTAGGTGTTTTGAGCCGCCCCTTGTGTATGAGGGGGTGCATCCCACGGCGGTGATCCACCCTTCGGCGCACATAGGAGAGGGGGTTCACGTGGGGCCCTACTGCGTCATAGATGAAGGGGCCCACGTGGGGGATCGGTCGTGGCTTCAGGGACACGTCTACGTGGGCCGTGGCGCCGTGGTGGGCGAGGGCTGTGTGCTCTTCGCCTTTTCGGCGGTTCAGGACCGGTGTTCGTTGGGCAACGGGTGCAGGGTCCACAGCGGGGCGGTCATAGGCTGCGACGGGTTTGGTTTCGTGGAGGGTCCTGGCGGGGAGAGGATAAAGGTGCCCCAGATAGGGACCGTAAGCCTGGGGGACCGGGTGGAGGTGGGGGCCTGTTCCACCGTGGACAGGGCCACCGTGGGGGTCACCAGGGTTATGGACGGGGTCAAGATGGACGACCATGTGCACGTGGCCCACAACTGCTTTGTGGGGGAGAACTCGGTGCTCGTGGCCTACGCTGGCCTTGGGGGCAGTTCCAGGCTTGGGCGCTCCGTGGTCATGGCGGCCCAGTCCGGCGTGGGGGATCACGTGTCTTTGGGAGACGGTTGTGTGGTGGCCGCCAGGGGCGGTGTGGTGAAGGACCTTCCACCGGGTTCCTTCGTGTCCGGATTTCCCGCCAGGGACCACCGGGAGGAGATGCGGGTACACGGGGCCATGAGGAGGCTGCCGGATCTTTTGGACAGGGTGAGGCGCCTTGAGAGGGAGCTTGAGGGCATCAAGGCCCTGCTGGAGGATGTGGGGCGGTGA